A genomic segment from uncultured Alistipes sp. encodes:
- a CDS encoding response regulator, which translates to MKQLKYPLLILTFCLTGLASHAGEQYMLERLSNENGLSNNSVNCFCEDSRHRLWVGTWDGLNVYDGRTFRIYRHKRNSPGSIGNNVVRQIIEQDSLTIWVVTNDCVSRWDERTQLFTNYRPGYENISPKGTLSCLMGRTSRQEMLVCVKQQGFYLYRAEEKESQFVPVRGGDSAVLSMLLDDTDRIYLLTESREIRCYRLLFDESGKIPVLTEESPLETERPVSDMALAGNMLVINYGKTLEAVDLRTRERLSIETGLPQVGRIAYRNGSLFLTDRNGDRLVRYNLHTRRTESIDAFPSRTAVFSLYAGSQEIVWVGTDGRGLLKIFEYTSPFRTVHTAYPVRCFARRDDGTILVGTKGEGIKLFDKRTRMITGEITTAQGLISNTVYSMRKNSRGDIFIGTEGKGINYLLRGKDIPSRLYLPADDFSVKSIYSLAFSHGDSLLWAGTSGSGLIRIRVEYHPGKGYVARDIRQYKASGAHAALGSNIIYSIVRGTDPNILWLGTRGGGVVRFDTRWERFENTDDPAESAGEKNRDILSLIQGADDGLWAGTSYGLNRLTEKDGQMRITGFPGENELGDPAVHGIVEDLAGNLWISTGNGIICIDRLSGKAIQYTSRNGLQNDEFSDGAYFRDNEMDVFFGGVAGFSYFNPEEMRLRNFEPEIRLAGLRINNKELNVYDRVKTNVLNLTYNEAHVSLTFCVGDLINNENCVFAYRIADFSDAWIYNGSNPTVSITRLPPGRYQLEVRYTNGDRVWSKSTSMFELHVGHPWWFSGWAIFAYFVLSALITAIVYSVIRNRIRLNRQLLLEHIEKRQQQKMHESQLNFFENIAHEFFTPLTLIYGPAQQLLERVELDNYAKRYVHLIKNNADRMQQLLNELMEFRKADSGHTVLRAESINLSSMLNSIVDNYTEIAGESRIELSVHIGRIEPFTTDRNALEKIIFNLLSNAFKYTPEKGYIRIWLNMQPDGSIRFRVRNSGRGLTEKQCAEVFNRFRIFEHTQQRYAISTGIGLNLTKGLTELLGGRISVESRLNEYVEFQVIVPPMPLSDVTSVQPTQEAVVLHVPKMQIEQTRFTVLVVEDDYNVRELFRDILAPHYTVLTANDGNNGLEMLRQNLPDLVLCDIVMPRLDGIGLIDRIRSDERTAHIPIVSVSAKLSIEDRIVAVEHGADAYITKPFHPRHILATVEQLLHKRTVLKEYFNSARSDVTVREGITLHHEDERMLHEIVVFIENNIDDESLNPTAISDFIGIGKTSLYEKLKELTGKTPGEYIRMVRLDRASKLLRTTQLTVQEIMYKSGFSSKSYFYKEFAARFGLSPKEYRKANCK; encoded by the coding sequence ATGAAACAGCTGAAATATCCGTTACTCATTCTGACATTTTGCCTGACGGGCTTGGCCTCTCATGCGGGGGAACAATATATGCTCGAACGATTGTCCAATGAGAACGGATTATCGAACAATTCCGTAAACTGTTTCTGCGAAGATTCACGCCACCGGCTTTGGGTAGGAACCTGGGACGGGCTGAATGTCTACGACGGACGGACATTCCGGATCTACCGACATAAGCGGAATTCCCCAGGAAGCATCGGCAACAATGTTGTCCGGCAAATTATTGAACAGGATTCGCTTACGATATGGGTAGTGACGAACGATTGTGTGAGCCGCTGGGATGAACGAACGCAACTTTTCACCAACTATCGCCCCGGGTACGAAAACATTTCGCCGAAAGGGACATTATCATGCCTGATGGGAAGAACCTCCCGGCAGGAGATGCTGGTCTGTGTGAAACAGCAGGGATTCTATCTTTATCGGGCAGAAGAAAAAGAATCACAGTTCGTTCCGGTCCGCGGAGGCGATTCTGCGGTGCTATCCATGCTGCTCGACGATACCGATCGCATCTATCTGCTAACCGAATCGCGGGAGATCCGGTGCTACCGATTGCTGTTCGACGAGAGCGGTAAGATTCCCGTTCTCACAGAGGAGTCCCCCTTGGAAACGGAACGTCCGGTGTCGGACATGGCCTTGGCCGGGAATATGCTGGTAATAAATTACGGAAAGACATTGGAAGCGGTAGATCTTCGTACGCGAGAGCGGCTGTCGATCGAAACCGGATTGCCGCAGGTCGGGCGAATCGCTTATCGAAACGGATCGCTTTTTCTCACGGATCGAAACGGAGACCGACTCGTCCGTTACAATCTGCATACGAGGCGTACCGAGTCCATCGATGCGTTTCCTTCCCGAACGGCAGTGTTTTCGCTCTATGCCGGATCTCAGGAGATCGTTTGGGTAGGAACCGACGGGCGGGGGCTGTTGAAGATTTTCGAATATACCTCACCTTTCCGAACGGTTCATACCGCCTATCCGGTCCGTTGTTTTGCCCGACGGGACGATGGTACGATACTGGTAGGAACGAAAGGCGAAGGGATCAAATTGTTCGACAAACGCACACGAATGATTACAGGAGAGATTACCACGGCACAGGGACTGATCTCCAATACCGTTTACAGTATGCGCAAGAACAGCCGCGGAGATATCTTCATCGGGACAGAAGGCAAGGGCATCAACTATTTGCTGCGCGGGAAAGATATTCCGAGCCGATTGTACCTTCCGGCGGACGATTTTTCTGTCAAGTCGATATACAGCCTCGCTTTCAGTCATGGCGACTCGCTCCTGTGGGCCGGGACCTCGGGTTCGGGCTTAATCCGCATTCGCGTGGAATACCACCCAGGGAAAGGATACGTCGCCCGCGACATCCGGCAGTACAAAGCTTCGGGAGCCCATGCAGCTCTGGGCAGCAACATTATTTATTCCATCGTCCGCGGCACCGATCCCAATATACTTTGGCTCGGGACCCGCGGTGGCGGTGTCGTGCGGTTTGACACCCGTTGGGAGCGATTCGAAAATACCGATGACCCGGCAGAGAGCGCAGGAGAAAAAAATAGAGACATTCTTTCGCTGATCCAAGGAGCAGACGACGGGTTGTGGGCCGGAACCAGTTACGGATTGAATCGGTTGACGGAAAAAGATGGACAGATGCGGATCACGGGATTCCCGGGTGAAAATGAACTGGGAGATCCGGCGGTTCACGGTATCGTGGAAGATTTGGCCGGTAATTTATGGATTAGTACAGGCAACGGCATAATTTGCATTGATCGGCTTTCCGGCAAGGCAATTCAGTACACATCTCGCAATGGTTTGCAAAACGATGAGTTTTCGGATGGAGCCTATTTCCGAGATAATGAAATGGATGTCTTTTTCGGGGGTGTGGCAGGTTTCAGCTATTTCAATCCGGAAGAGATGCGCCTGCGTAATTTTGAGCCTGAAATCAGGCTTGCCGGCTTGCGGATCAACAACAAGGAGTTGAATGTTTATGATCGGGTGAAAACGAACGTGCTGAACTTAACCTACAACGAAGCCCATGTATCGTTAACATTTTGTGTCGGTGATTTGATCAACAATGAAAACTGCGTATTCGCATATCGAATCGCCGATTTTTCAGATGCATGGATCTACAATGGAAGCAACCCCACCGTTTCCATCACCCGACTGCCGCCGGGGCGTTACCAGCTCGAGGTGCGCTATACAAACGGAGACCGTGTGTGGAGTAAGTCAACGTCCATGTTCGAACTGCATGTGGGGCATCCATGGTGGTTCAGCGGGTGGGCTATTTTCGCTTATTTCGTTTTGTCGGCACTTATCACAGCTATCGTCTATTCAGTCATTCGCAACAGAATCCGGCTGAACCGGCAACTTTTGTTGGAGCATATCGAAAAACGGCAGCAACAAAAGATGCACGAATCACAACTCAACTTCTTCGAGAACATTGCTCACGAGTTCTTCACGCCGTTGACCCTGATTTACGGTCCCGCACAGCAGTTACTCGAACGAGTGGAACTGGATAACTATGCAAAACGGTACGTGCACCTCATCAAAAATAATGCTGATCGAATGCAGCAGTTGCTCAATGAATTGATGGAGTTCCGTAAGGCAGATTCCGGACATACGGTTCTCCGTGCAGAATCTATCAATTTGAGTTCCATGCTCAATTCCATCGTAGACAATTATACGGAGATAGCAGGTGAAAGCAGAATCGAACTATCGGTGCATATCGGTCGGATAGAGCCTTTTACAACGGACCGGAATGCACTGGAAAAGATCATTTTCAATCTTCTTTCCAATGCATTCAAATATACGCCGGAAAAAGGATATATCCGAATCTGGCTCAATATGCAACCGGACGGCTCCATTCGGTTCCGTGTACGTAATTCCGGACGGGGTCTTACAGAAAAGCAGTGTGCCGAGGTATTCAACAGGTTCCGGATTTTCGAACATACCCAACAACGCTATGCCATAAGTACGGGAATCGGGCTAAATCTTACCAAGGGGCTTACCGAACTGCTCGGCGGACGGATTTCAGTGGAGAGCCGGTTAAATGAATATGTTGAGTTCCAAGTCATCGTTCCTCCCATGCCGCTTTCCGATGTAACGTCTGTACAACCGACACAGGAAGCAGTCGTCCTCCATGTGCCGAAAATGCAGATCGAACAAACGCGGTTTACGGTATTGGTCGTAGAGGACGATTATAATGTTCGTGAACTATTCCGCGATATTCTGGCTCCACATTACACCGTACTGACGGCCAATGACGGTAACAACGGACTCGAAATGCTACGGCAAAACCTGCCCGACTTAGTCTTGTGCGACATTGTCATGCCCAGACTCGACGGAATTGGGTTGATTGACCGCATCCGTTCTGATGAACGCACGGCTCATATCCCGATCGTAAGCGTTTCAGCAAAACTGTCCATTGAAGATCGCATAGTAGCAGTAGAACACGGCGCCGACGCTTACATCACCAAACCGTTCCATCCCCGTCATATTTTAGCGACAGTCGAACAATTATTACACAAACGCACAGTATTGAAAGAGTATTTCAATTCGGCACGTTCGGACGTGACCGTGCGCGAAGGAATTACGCTTCACCATGAAGATGAACGGATGTTGCACGAAATCGTCGTTTTCATCGAGAATAACATCGATGACGAATCACTCAATCCGACGGCCATTTCCGATTTCATCGGCATCGGAAAAACTTCGCTTTATGAAAAATTGAAAGAACTCACGGGGAAAACGCCTGGAGAATATATCCGGATGGTCCGTTTGGATCGCGCTTCTAAACTTCTCCGTACAACACAGTTGACCGTACAGGAAATCATGTACAAATCGGGGTTCAGCAGCAAATCTTATTTTTATAAGGAGTTTGCAGCTCGATTCGGGTTATCCCCCAAAGAATATAGGAAAGCTAATTGCAAATAA
- a CDS encoding glycoside hydrolase family 130 protein has protein sequence MVSGCGGAGRSGTESAAGGNRLPEWALGGFVRPAEVNPVIQPDPRVKFFCPMRRDSVGWMESDTFNPAATVKDGKICVLFRAEDNSATGIGKRTSRIGLAQSEDGVTMELRHDPVLFPTEDALKSYDWPGGCEDPRIAVTEDGTYVMLYTSWNRRIPRLCVATSRDLVNWTKHGYAFQKAYSGRFRDLKSKSGSIVTKLDGDKLVISRVNGKYLMYWGERMINIATSDDLINWTPELDENGELKGVVYPRNGYFDSALTECGPPAVLTDKGILLLYNGKNRADAHRDMRYPAGTYSAGQLLFDSEDPGKVLGRLDVPFFRPVDDFEKSGQYKDGTVFIEGLVYYKSKWYLYYGCADSYVGVAVYDPEVETPGDSVPETTEV, from the coding sequence ATGGTTTCCGGCTGCGGAGGTGCGGGGCGTTCCGGAACGGAAAGCGCCGCAGGCGGAAATAGGTTGCCGGAATGGGCCTTGGGCGGATTCGTACGTCCCGCAGAGGTTAATCCCGTTATCCAGCCTGATCCGCGAGTCAAATTTTTCTGTCCGATGCGCAGGGATTCTGTCGGATGGATGGAAAGCGATACTTTCAATCCGGCGGCGACCGTCAAGGACGGAAAGATCTGCGTACTTTTCCGTGCCGAGGATAATTCGGCGACGGGTATCGGCAAACGCACTTCGCGCATAGGTTTGGCGCAAAGCGAGGACGGCGTGACGATGGAACTCCGGCATGATCCGGTACTTTTCCCGACAGAGGATGCCTTGAAGTCGTACGATTGGCCGGGCGGATGTGAAGATCCGCGCATTGCCGTAACCGAAGATGGCACCTACGTAATGCTTTACACATCGTGGAACCGCCGGATTCCGCGTCTCTGTGTGGCTACGTCACGAGATTTGGTGAATTGGACGAAGCACGGCTACGCTTTTCAGAAAGCTTACTCAGGGCGTTTCCGCGACTTGAAGAGCAAATCGGGATCGATCGTAACCAAACTCGACGGCGATAAACTCGTCATCTCGCGCGTAAACGGTAAATATCTAATGTATTGGGGTGAACGGATGATCAATATTGCCACGTCGGATGACTTGATCAACTGGACTCCGGAATTGGATGAAAACGGAGAACTGAAAGGTGTGGTCTATCCGCGGAATGGCTATTTCGATAGTGCGCTGACCGAATGCGGTCCTCCGGCTGTGCTGACCGATAAAGGCATCCTTTTGCTTTATAACGGTAAGAACCGGGCTGACGCCCACCGCGACATGCGTTATCCGGCAGGGACTTATTCCGCAGGACAGCTTCTGTTCGACTCGGAGGATCCGGGAAAGGTACTCGGGCGTCTTGACGTGCCGTTCTTCCGTCCGGTGGATGATTTCGAGAAGAGCGGGCAGTATAAAGACGGTACGGTCTTCATTGAAGGATTGGTTTATTACAAATCCAAATGGTATCTTTACTACGGCTGTGCCGACTCATACGTCGGGGTTGCCGTCTACGATCCGGAGGTCGAGACGCCCGGAGATTCCGTCCCAGAAACGACCGAGGTATGA
- a CDS encoding endonuclease/exonuclease/phosphatase family protein, which produces MKRILGLFLLLASGMFAEAQTLTVASYNLRNANPKDAAQGNGWAQRCPVIADLVRFHDFDIFGAQEVLHGQLLDLLAVLPDYDYIGVGRDDGVEKGEYAPILYKRDRFRLLDSGHFWLAEDSTRPVKGWDAAYVRICTWGRFLDRKSRKRFWFFTLHTDHKGQRSQIESCRLVLDKIREMCRGERVVLTGDFNVGETSDCHALLCESGILGDAYDAAPIRLATTGTENWFDPDVKTFRRIDHVFITPGFRPLRYGILTDTYRVPTDTAGKYRAHTPSDHFPVVVELDY; this is translated from the coding sequence ATGAAACGGATACTTGGACTATTTCTGTTATTGGCATCGGGAATGTTCGCCGAAGCACAAACTCTCACCGTAGCCAGTTACAACCTCCGAAACGCCAACCCGAAAGATGCGGCTCAGGGAAACGGATGGGCGCAACGCTGCCCCGTAATCGCCGATCTCGTCCGTTTCCACGATTTCGACATTTTCGGTGCGCAGGAGGTGCTTCATGGCCAACTGCTGGACCTGCTTGCGGTTTTGCCCGATTATGATTATATCGGTGTGGGACGTGACGACGGCGTTGAAAAAGGCGAATACGCTCCGATCCTCTACAAGCGCGACCGGTTCCGGCTCCTTGACTCGGGACACTTTTGGCTGGCTGAAGATTCCACCCGGCCTGTCAAAGGCTGGGACGCTGCTTACGTACGCATTTGCACTTGGGGCCGGTTTCTCGACAGGAAAAGCCGCAAACGGTTCTGGTTTTTCACGTTGCATACCGATCACAAAGGTCAGCGTTCACAGATAGAAAGCTGTCGGTTGGTATTGGACAAGATCCGGGAGATGTGCCGCGGTGAACGTGTCGTTCTCACGGGAGATTTCAACGTGGGCGAAACGAGTGACTGCCATGCTCTGCTGTGTGAATCCGGAATACTTGGCGACGCTTACGATGCGGCGCCGATCAGGCTGGCAACCACTGGCACGGAAAATTGGTTCGATCCCGATGTGAAGACTTTCCGGCGTATCGATCACGTTTTCATAACACCCGGTTTCCGGCCGTTGCGCTACGGCATTCTGACCGATACTTATCGAGTTCCTACTGACACGGCGGGAAAATACCGGGCACACACGCCTTCGGATCATTTTCCTGTCGTCGTGGAACTGGACTATTGA
- a CDS encoding TonB-dependent receptor yields the protein MKHFQNYRLFRPLVGAILLLISFFSVSPVAAQTSQSVVSVSGRVTDTSGQPIPGASVIVKGTTIGVTTTDNGSFSLHNVATGATVVVSFIGYADQEFSVLASKDVYDVVLAEDDTLIDDVVVVGYGTQKKANLTGAVAQVTSKELENRPVANLGQALQGMVPNLNVTVSSGKPGAGASFQIRGTGSPNGGSPLILVDGVESYPDRINANDIETISVLKDAASAAIYGAKAAFGVILITTKSGSRNQKATVSYDGYFAFSAPTTSTDYETRGYYSAGIADFFMESGRGVRYTNYTPADYQAMWERRNDKTEHPDRPWVIIDNRFGRENYVYLANFDWYNYLYDMSRPTTDHNISISGGSDKMSYLVSGRYYSQEGVQKLGDDGYKSYNIRSNLSFEVRPWLEIKNSTRMFSGRYTYSGVESESTNWRRPGMHCLASFVPMNPDGTSVAYTSLTYSSTHFPSDGWVAMMQQGGTGGHNLTQEMATKFDFIFKIHKNLTAQADFGYKKGYLRNDYREMDVQYSKYPGEVETMTTNYSDSYREVVYDQNFYTANAFATYKNDWNGHNLEVIGGFNYETRRHRDLKVTREDLLTKELSDFNLAVGEIPELTGGRDERATVGIFYRAAYNYKGRYLFEIDGRYDGSSKFPRGDRFGFFPSFSLGYRISEEKFFEPVRSVIDNLKIRASYGTLGNQDVGSYDYIQSINTQKVMGNYTFDKVSGGAYAYADDPVAGNLTWEKVVHKNIGIDLNMLRSRLNLTFDAYIRDVKGILTQGKSLPSIYGADEPMVNANDIRTKGWELALGWRDSFKVAGRPFHYAVTATLADYTAKYTKVDNPSGILSDPYVGKEVGEIWGYRIDGLFRTTAEAQEYASRIDLTEVCYDYFRTDAGEYGQGIQAGDMKYLDLNGDNAVNEGAGTLDNPGDRVKIGNSTPRYTYGLNLSFEWCGFDISTFFQGVGRQDWYPANDNIKFWGPYVRPFASFIPRNFMSDVWSEENPDAYFPRARAYSARDSKHSMRNVNDRYLQNLAYCRLKNLTIGYSLPERWISKVGLSKCRIYFSGENLFYFTKLHSDFIDPEQATTNSGNSDAYPWYKTFAFGVNLTF from the coding sequence ATGAAACATTTTCAAAACTATCGGCTGTTCCGGCCGCTCGTCGGAGCGATACTGCTCTTGATATCGTTCTTTTCGGTTAGTCCGGTCGCCGCACAGACCTCACAGTCTGTTGTATCGGTCTCCGGTCGAGTAACCGACACTTCGGGACAGCCGATCCCCGGTGCCAGTGTCATTGTGAAAGGCACGACCATCGGCGTTACTACAACGGACAACGGTTCGTTTTCCCTGCACAATGTTGCGACAGGGGCCACGGTCGTTGTTTCGTTCATAGGTTATGCCGACCAAGAGTTCAGCGTACTTGCCTCGAAAGACGTTTACGATGTCGTATTAGCCGAGGATGATACCCTAATCGACGATGTGGTCGTCGTAGGTTACGGCACCCAGAAAAAAGCGAATCTGACCGGCGCAGTAGCACAGGTGACGTCGAAAGAGTTGGAAAATCGCCCGGTCGCCAATCTCGGACAGGCTTTGCAGGGTATGGTTCCCAATCTCAACGTGACGGTTTCTTCGGGCAAGCCCGGTGCAGGAGCCAGTTTCCAGATTCGCGGCACGGGTTCGCCCAACGGCGGCAGTCCGCTGATTCTTGTCGATGGCGTGGAGAGTTATCCCGACCGCATCAACGCCAACGACATCGAAACGATTTCCGTGCTGAAAGATGCGGCCTCGGCTGCCATCTACGGTGCAAAAGCCGCTTTCGGCGTGATTCTGATCACCACGAAGAGCGGCAGCCGGAATCAGAAAGCAACGGTATCCTACGATGGCTATTTCGCTTTCTCGGCACCGACGACCTCTACCGATTACGAGACTCGCGGCTATTATTCGGCCGGCATCGCCGATTTTTTCATGGAATCGGGTCGCGGCGTACGTTATACCAATTACACCCCGGCCGACTATCAGGCCATGTGGGAACGGCGTAACGACAAGACAGAACATCCCGATCGTCCGTGGGTCATCATCGACAACCGCTTTGGACGCGAAAACTACGTCTACTTAGCCAACTTCGACTGGTACAACTACCTCTACGACATGAGCCGTCCCACGACCGATCACAATATCAGCATTTCGGGAGGCAGTGACAAGATGTCTTATCTCGTCAGCGGACGATATTATTCGCAGGAAGGAGTACAGAAACTCGGAGACGACGGCTATAAATCGTACAATATCCGTTCGAACCTTTCATTCGAGGTTCGCCCGTGGCTTGAAATTAAGAATTCCACACGTATGTTTAGCGGCCGCTATACTTATTCGGGAGTGGAGAGCGAATCGACCAACTGGCGCCGTCCGGGAATGCACTGTCTGGCCAGTTTCGTCCCGATGAATCCCGACGGAACGTCTGTGGCTTATACTTCTCTGACTTACTCTTCGACGCACTTCCCGTCGGACGGATGGGTCGCTATGATGCAACAGGGAGGTACCGGAGGCCACAATCTGACTCAGGAAATGGCCACCAAATTCGATTTCATCTTCAAAATTCATAAAAATCTGACGGCACAGGCCGATTTCGGTTATAAGAAAGGGTACCTGCGCAATGACTACCGGGAGATGGATGTACAGTATTCGAAATACCCGGGTGAGGTGGAGACGATGACAACCAATTACTCCGACTCCTATCGGGAGGTAGTCTACGATCAGAATTTCTATACGGCGAATGCTTTCGCCACCTACAAAAACGATTGGAACGGACACAACTTGGAGGTGATCGGAGGTTTCAACTACGAGACACGCCGCCATCGAGATCTGAAAGTTACACGTGAAGATCTGCTGACTAAGGAACTCTCGGATTTTAATCTCGCTGTGGGTGAAATTCCCGAACTTACCGGAGGCCGCGACGAACGTGCAACCGTAGGCATCTTCTATCGAGCAGCCTACAACTATAAAGGACGCTATTTATTCGAGATAGACGGTCGTTATGACGGATCGTCGAAGTTCCCTCGCGGGGATCGCTTCGGATTCTTTCCTTCGTTTTCGCTGGGGTACAGGATCAGCGAAGAGAAATTTTTCGAGCCTGTCCGCAGCGTAATCGACAACCTTAAAATTCGGGCCTCTTACGGTACGCTGGGGAATCAGGATGTAGGATCGTACGATTACATACAGAGCATTAACACGCAAAAAGTAATGGGCAACTACACGTTCGACAAGGTCAGCGGGGGCGCTTATGCCTATGCAGACGATCCGGTAGCGGGCAATCTCACCTGGGAGAAAGTGGTCCACAAGAATATCGGTATTGATTTGAATATGCTGCGTTCGCGCTTGAACCTTACGTTCGATGCTTATATCCGCGATGTAAAAGGCATCCTGACTCAAGGAAAATCGCTGCCGTCGATTTATGGTGCTGATGAGCCTATGGTCAATGCCAATGACATCCGTACCAAAGGATGGGAACTGGCACTCGGCTGGCGGGATTCGTTCAAGGTCGCCGGACGTCCTTTCCATTACGCTGTGACGGCGACCTTGGCTGATTATACGGCCAAGTACACCAAAGTGGATAACCCTTCGGGAATTTTGAGCGACCCCTATGTAGGCAAAGAGGTGGGCGAAATATGGGGATACCGTATAGATGGTTTGTTCCGGACGACCGCCGAAGCCCAGGAATATGCCTCCCGGATCGATCTGACCGAAGTCTGCTACGACTATTTTCGCACTGATGCGGGCGAATACGGACAAGGAATTCAAGCCGGCGATATGAAATATCTCGATCTGAACGGCGACAATGCCGTAAATGAGGGGGCAGGTACGCTCGATAATCCGGGTGACCGTGTGAAAATCGGAAACAGCACCCCTCGTTATACCTATGGTCTGAACCTGTCATTCGAATGGTGCGGATTCGACATTTCGACCTTCTTTCAGGGCGTAGGACGTCAAGACTGGTATCCTGCCAACGACAACATCAAATTCTGGGGTCCCTATGTCCGTCCGTTCGCATCGTTCATTCCACGCAATTTCATGTCCGATGTTTGGAGTGAAGAGAATCCCGACGCCTATTTCCCCCGCGCTCGTGCTTATTCGGCCCGCGATTCCAAGCACTCAATGCGCAACGTCAACGATCGTTACCTGCAAAATCTGGCTTATTGTCGCCTGAAAAATCTCACTATTGGGTATAGTTTGCCCGAACGATGGATATCAAAAGTAGGACTTTCGAAATGCCGCATCTATTTCAGCGGTGAAAATCTGTTCTACTTTACGAAATTGCACAGCGATTTTATCGATCCGGAGCAAGCGACTACCAACAGCGGAAATTCGGACGCCTATCCGTGGTACAAAACCTTTGCTTTCGGCGTCAACCTGACATTCTAA
- a CDS encoding RagB/SusD family nutrient uptake outer membrane protein, with amino-acid sequence MKHTIINALFLSAAIACISCEDMLDYQPKDRLSPDTYFKTETDCELWTNNYYTVFPSAEGIYSEPYDVIVRDVLADEISGVRKPMPTDGNWNWEKLREMNFFLSRVSQIEDESVRLEYEGLTRFFRAYFYFEKVKRYGDVPWVDRPLGSDEEELYKGRDSRELVMEKVMEDVDFAIANLPEVQNVYRVTRWTARALKSRIALFEGTFRKYHGLDGYEEFLQACVNASEPFLTGPYSIYTSGSTPYQDLFTSQDAIETEIILARAYTSAISGMTHDVNGHLTGATMGRPGMTRNVVNMYLMRDGSRYTDQENYAIKTFVEECKNRDLRMAQTLRTPGYKRIGGSKELAPDLSRSTTGYQLIKYLTEEKYDANKASTNDMPLFRLAEVLLNYAEAKAELGTLKQADLDNTIRPLRARAGLPDLDMEEANANPDPYLSSPETGYANVTGDNKGVILEIRRERTLETPMEGLRYWDIMRWKEGKRFEKPIEGLYFPGTGEYDLDGNGSVDVCIYDTEKAPGNSADVLYLKLGTDIVLSGGTSGNVLAHSTQQRTWNEERDYLYPIPTDDRVLTQGAISQNPGWNDGLPF; translated from the coding sequence ATGAAACATACGATCATCAATGCGTTGTTCCTCTCCGCAGCTATAGCCTGTATATCGTGCGAGGACATGCTCGACTATCAGCCAAAAGACCGTCTCTCCCCGGATACCTATTTCAAGACGGAGACCGACTGCGAACTTTGGACAAACAATTACTACACCGTCTTCCCGTCCGCCGAGGGTATTTATAGCGAGCCTTACGATGTTATCGTGCGCGATGTGCTGGCCGACGAAATATCGGGAGTGCGCAAGCCCATGCCGACCGACGGTAACTGGAACTGGGAAAAGTTGCGTGAAATGAATTTCTTCCTTTCACGTGTATCACAAATCGAGGATGAGTCCGTACGACTTGAATACGAGGGTCTGACCCGCTTTTTCCGGGCCTATTTCTACTTCGAGAAGGTCAAACGCTACGGCGATGTACCATGGGTGGACCGTCCGCTGGGTTCGGATGAAGAAGAACTGTACAAAGGGCGCGATTCGCGCGAGTTGGTTATGGAGAAAGTAATGGAGGATGTGGATTTCGCCATCGCCAATCTGCCCGAGGTGCAGAATGTCTACCGCGTAACCCGATGGACGGCTCGCGCTTTGAAGTCGCGTATCGCGTTATTCGAAGGGACATTCCGGAAATATCACGGGCTCGACGGATATGAAGAGTTTCTTCAGGCGTGCGTCAATGCTTCGGAGCCTTTCTTGACCGGGCCTTATTCGATTTACACGAGTGGCAGCACGCCTTATCAGGATCTTTTCACATCTCAGGATGCCATTGAGACAGAGATTATTTTGGCGCGGGCCTATACGTCGGCCATCAGCGGTATGACGCACGATGTCAACGGACACCTTACGGGTGCGACGATGGGACGTCCCGGCATGACGCGCAACGTGGTCAACATGTACCTCATGCGCGACGGATCACGCTACACGGATCAGGAGAACTATGCTATCAAGACATTTGTCGAAGAGTGCAAGAACCGCGATTTGCGCATGGCGCAGACACTCCGCACTCCGGGGTACAAACGAATCGGCGGCAGCAAGGAACTGGCTCCGGACCTTTCGCGCTCGACGACCGGATATCAACTTATCAAATATCTCACCGAAGAGAAATATGACGCAAACAAAGCCTCGACCAACGATATGCCTCTTTTCCGGTTGGCGGAGGTGCTGCTGAACTATGCCGAAGCCAAGGCCGAACTGGGAACGTTGAAACAGGCGGACCTTGATAATACGATCCGGCCGTTGCGTGCTCGTGCCGGGTTACCCGACCTCGACATGGAAGAAGCGAATGCGAATCCTGATCCTTATCTCTCCTCACCCGAAACGGGATATGCCAACGTGACCGGAGACAACAAGGGGGTCATTCTGGAAATCCGCCGCGAGCGGACGCTCGAAACTCCGATGGAGGGACTTCGTTACTGGGACATTATGCGTTGGAAAGAAGGCAAACGTTTCGAGAAGCCTATCGAAGGGCTTTACTTTCCCGGTACGGGTGAGTACGATCTTGACGGGAACGGGTCGGTTGACGTTTGCATATACGATACCGAGAAGGCTCCGGGAAACAGCGCCGACGTACTTTACCTTAAATTAGGGACGGATATCGTTCTGAGCGGAGGAACGAGCGGCAATGTTTTGGCTCATAGTACACAGCAACGTACCTGGAACGAAGAGCGCGATTATCTTTACCCCATTCCGACCGATGATCGGGTGCTTACGCAGGGGGCTATTTCACAGAATCCCGGATGGAATGACGGACTGCCTTTTTAA